From a region of the Anser cygnoides isolate HZ-2024a breed goose chromosome 34, Taihu_goose_T2T_genome, whole genome shotgun sequence genome:
- the NACC1 gene encoding LOW QUALITY PROTEIN: nucleus accumbens-associated protein 1 (The sequence of the model RefSeq protein was modified relative to this genomic sequence to represent the inferred CDS: inserted 1 base in 1 codon) — MAQTLQMEIPNFGNSILECLNEQRLQGLYCDVSVVVKGHAFKAHRAVLAASSSYFRDLFNSSKSAVVELPAAVQPQSFQQILSFCYTGRLSMNVGDQFLLMYTAGFLQIQEIMEKGTEFFLKVSSPSCDSQGLHGEEAPSSEPQSPVAQTSGWPSGAAALPLVSRVKTEQGEPDGVQCTFVVKRLWDGGPKDGGGGGAGGNGSRKMAKFSAPEXRPPAPGAGTGGGAAPAPAPGPSAADQTSPGGTSSAYTSDSPGSFHNEEDEEEDAGEEGSDEQYRQICNMYTMYSMMNVGQAASEKVEALPEQAAAESRPRVRVRQDLASLPAELINQIGNRCHPKLYDEGDPAEKLELVTGTNVYITRAQLMNCHVSAGTRHKVLLRRLLASFFDRNTLANSCGTGIRSSTNDPSRKPLDSRVLHAVKFYCQNFAPNFKESEMNAIAADMCTNARRVVRKSWIPKLKLLMAEGDGYTSFINDTGKLEPDIMGPEPPSSPAATSPRGAGGGLAVSRPPPPPPPSRQACMYPPLGWRPPPLGWTPPLG; from the exons ATGGCTCAGACGCTGCAGATGGAGATCCCCAACTTCGGCAACAGCATCCTCGAGTGCCTCAACGagcagcggctgcaggggctctACTGCGACGTCTCGGTGGTGGTGAAGGGCCACGCGTTCAAGGCGCACCGCGCCGTGCTGGCCGCCAGCAGCTCCTATTTTCGGGACCTTTTCAACAGCAGCAAGAGCGCCGTGGTGGAGCTGCCGGCCGCCGTCCAGCCCCAGTCCTTCCAGCAGATCCTCAGCTTCTGCTACACGGGGCGGCTCAGCATGAATGTGGGCGACCAGTTCCTGCTGATGTACACGGCGGGCTTCCTGCAGATCCAGGAGATCATGGAGAAGGGGACTGAGTTCTTCCTCAAGGTCAGCTCGCCCAGCTGCGACTCGCAGGGTCTGCACGGCGAGGAGGCGCCCTCCTCCGAGCCCCAGAGCCCGGTGGCGCAGACCTCGGGGTGGCCCTCGGGCGCCGCCGCGCTGCCGCTGGTGTCGCGGGTCAAGACGGAGCAGGGCGAGCCCGACGGCGTGCAGTGCACCTTCGTGGTCAAGCGCCTGTGGGACGGCGGCCCCaaggacggcggcggcggcggcgccggcggcAACGGCAGCCGCAAGATGGCCAAGTTCTCGGCGCCCG GCCGGCCGCCAGCCCCCGGCGCCGGCACCGGCGGGGGAGCGGCCCCAGCGCCGGCGCCCGGCCCCAGCGCCGCCGACCAGACCAGCCCCGGCGGCACCTCGAGCGCCTACACCAGCGACAGCCCCGGCTCCTTCCACAacgaggaggacgaggaggaggacgcGGGCGAGGAAGGCTCGGACGAGCAGTACCGCCAGATCTGCAACATGTACACCATGTACAGCATGATGAATGTAGGGCAGGCAG cATCGGAGAAGGTGGAGGCGCTGCCGGAGCAGGCGGCGGCCGAGTCGCGGCCCCGGGTGCGCGTGCGGCAGGACCTGGCCTCGCTGCCGGCCGAGCTCATCAACCAGATCGGGAACCGCTGCCACCCCAAGCTCTACGACGAGGGCGACCCCGCCGAGAAGCTCGAGCTCGTCACCG GCACCAACGTGTACATCACGCGGGCGCAGCTGATGAACTGCCACGTGAGCGCGGGGACGCGGCACAAAGTCCTCCTGCGGCGCCTCCTCGCCTCCTTCTTCGACCG CAACACGCTGGCCAACAGCTGCGGCACGGGCATCCGCTCGTCCACCAACGACCCCAGTCGGAAGCCGCTGGACAGCCGGGTGCTGCACGCCGTTAAAT TCTACTGCCAGAACTTCGCGCCCAACTTCAAGGAGAGCGAGATGAACGCCATCGCGGCCGACATGTGCACCAACGCGCGGCGCGTCGTGCGCAAGAGCTGGATCCCCAAGCTCAAGCTGCTCATGGCCGAGGGCGACGGCTACACCTCCTTCATCAACGACACCGGCAAGCTCGAGCCCGACATCATGGGCCCCGAGCCCCCTTCGAGCCCGGCGGCCACGAGCCCGAGGGGCGCCGGGGGAGGGCTTGCAGtgagccgccccccccctccccccccccccagccgccagGCCTGTATGTATCCCCCTTTGGGGTGGAGACCCCCCCCTTTGGGGTGGACCCCCCCTTTGGGGTAG